A stretch of DNA from Methylosinus sp. LW4:
CGGCCAAGGACGACAAGATCGGCGTGCCCGACGCGATATTGCTGCGGCCGACCGTCATGGTCGTCTTCGACAATGTGCGCGACGAGATCATCGTGGTGACGCCCGCGCGCCCGGCCGCCGGCGTTTCCGCAAAGGCCGCCTATGAGGCGGCGCTCGCGCGACTCGACGCCGTGGTCGCGACATTGGAGGCGCCGCTCGAGCAGCGCGAGGCCGAGGCCGATCCGCATCTTCTCGCCGAGGAGCCGGTCTCCAACACCGCGCCCGGACGTTTCCTGGAAATGGTCGAGCGCGCCAAGGATTACATTCGCGCCGGCGATATTTTCCAGGTCGTGCTGTCGCAACGCTTCACCGCGCCTTTCGCTTTGCCCGCCTTCGCGCTCTATCGCGCGTTGCGCCGCGTCAATCCGGCGCCCTTTCTCTGCTTTCTCAATTTCGGCGATTTCCAGATCGTCTGCTCCTCGCCGGAAATTCTGGTGCGCGTCGCCGAAGGCAAGGTGACGATCCGCCCCATCGCCGGCACGCGCTGGCGCAGCGCCGTGAAGGCGGAGGACGAGCGCCTCGCCGCCGAGCTTCTCGCCGATGAGAAAGAACGCGCCGAGCATTTGATGCTGCTCGATCTCGGACGCAATGACGTCGGCCGCGTCGCCGCGACGGGAAGCGTGCGGGTGACGGACAGCTTCACCATCGAGCGCTACAGCCATGTGATGCATATCGTCTCCAATGTGGAAGGCGCGCTCGATCCCGCACGCGACTGCATAGACGCGCTCGCCGCCGGCTTTCCGGCCGGCACGGTCTCCGGCGCGCCGAAAGTCCGCGCCATGGAGATCATCGACGAATTGGAGACCGACAAGCGCGGCATCTATGGCGGCTGCATCGGCTATTTCGGCGCCGGCGGGCAGATGGACACTTGCATCGTGCTGCGCACGGCGATCGTGAAAGATGGAAAGATGCATGTGCAGGCGGGCGCCGGCGTCGTCTATGACAGCGACCCCGATTACGAGCATCGCGAGACGGTGAACAAGTCCAAGGCGCTGTTCCGCGCCGCGGAGGAAGCCGTGCGCTTCGCGACGCGCGCGCGGCGCGGGCAGTAGAGCCGGAGCGAAAGAGGCGGCGCGTGACCGAGCATACGCTCTATGAGGAGGCGGACGACCCTCACCGGCCGATCCGCCTCGGCGACGCCGGCGCGGCGGGGCAGTCGGCGCGCTGGGGCCATATGCTCACGCTGTTCATGCGCGTCATGGCGCTGTTCTGGCTGCTGCAGGGCGTGATGCAATGGGTCATCGTGCTTACCGCGAGCAAGCCCATATTCGACGAGACGCCGACCAACGCCGCCATCGCCGTCGTGTTCTTCGCCGTGCTCGATCTCGTCGCCGGCGTCGGGCTCTGGCTGGCGACGCCCTGGGGCGGCGTGCTGTGGCTG
This window harbors:
- a CDS encoding DUF6163 family protein translates to MTEHTLYEEADDPHRPIRLGDAGAAGQSARWGHMLTLFMRVMALFWLLQGVMQWVIVLTASKPIFDETPTNAAIAVVFFAVLDLVAGVGLWLATPWGGVLWLLIAGAQIFVTLSVPGFFAGGYWLIALDLALIGLYFFLTFEAGRDYEAQRLREKRRRRRGPETEAADGRFSRLQRQARALLARFGQ
- the trpE gene encoding anthranilate synthase component I — encoded protein: MSEPSFDEFAAAYEAGRASLAATRLVADLETPVAAYLKLTRARTANVFLLESVEGGAARGRYSMIGLDPDIVFRIHGETAEINRRALRDANAFEPCAKPPLDALRELLAESAIDEVAHLPPMAAGVFGYLGYDTVRLMERLAPAKDDKIGVPDAILLRPTVMVVFDNVRDEIIVVTPARPAAGVSAKAAYEAALARLDAVVATLEAPLEQREAEADPHLLAEEPVSNTAPGRFLEMVERAKDYIRAGDIFQVVLSQRFTAPFALPAFALYRALRRVNPAPFLCFLNFGDFQIVCSSPEILVRVAEGKVTIRPIAGTRWRSAVKAEDERLAAELLADEKERAEHLMLLDLGRNDVGRVAATGSVRVTDSFTIERYSHVMHIVSNVEGALDPARDCIDALAAGFPAGTVSGAPKVRAMEIIDELETDKRGIYGGCIGYFGAGGQMDTCIVLRTAIVKDGKMHVQAGAGVVYDSDPDYEHRETVNKSKALFRAAEEAVRFATRARRGQ